A stretch of Macadamia integrifolia cultivar HAES 741 chromosome 7, SCU_Mint_v3, whole genome shotgun sequence DNA encodes these proteins:
- the LOC122084664 gene encoding pentatricopeptide repeat-containing protein At2g01390, whose product MLGHYGFSGFVGKYVHVFCKYCHGPFKYWNRSGNGVRSLHQFKFKKSVQLVKGKKAGKSVKSRVSAEDKNPKVYMRDTIGNISKILRYSTWDLAQEQLENLTIRWDSYTINQVLKTHPPMEKAWLFFNWASHLKGFKHDQYTYTTMLDIFGEAGRISSMKFVFQQMQEKGIKKDAVTYTSLLHWLSKDGDVNGSLRMWEEMKAAGCRPTVVSYTALMKVLFDNNRPKEATDIYKEMLQSGCSPNCYTYTILMEYLARTGKFKAALDILSKMQDAGVQPDKATCNILVQKCSIAGETRAMAQILLYMKESSIVLHRPVYLEALKTLENAGEATDLLRKVNPHLSFERIGKEGIFESEATVVDVNSFLDTGLAINLLAKHNFVAVEYLLNEIICRNVQFDSMVVSTIVQVSCANCRPTTALLAFRYSLKMGLEVERAAYLALIGLFFRTKSFLNALEVVEQMIGVRFFFGTYLVSLLVNQFGSAKMSATAAKIFHSLPDDQNLVTYTALMRAYFCYGDVDKGLEIYETMKNKGICVSLGTYNVLVIGLEDSGRVQEAETYRKAMKKIRYDGHSQNKFPMEASLCDLLFARGAVS is encoded by the exons ATGTTAGGTCATTATGGCTTCAGTGGATTTGTTGGAAAATATGTGCATGTTTTCTGTAAATATTGTCATGGGCCTTTCAAATATTGGAATAGATCTGGTAATGGAGTGCGTTCCCTGCATCAGTTTAAGTTTAAGAAATCTGTTCAATTGGTCAAGGGAAAAAAGGCAGGGAAATCTGTCAAATCTAGAGTCAGTGCAGAAGATAAAAACCCAAAGGTTTATATGAGGGACACCATTGGAAATATATCCAAAATATTAAGGTATTCAACATGGGATTTAGCACAGGAACAGCTTGAAAATCTCACTATAAGGTGGGATTCATACACAATAAACCAAGTTCTAAAAACACATCCACCAATGGAAAAGGCTTGGCTGTTTTTCAATTGGGCTTCTCATCTAAAAGGCTTCAAGCATGACCAGTATACTTACACAACAATGCTGGACATCTTTGGAGAAGCTGGGAGGATTTCATCAATGAAGTTTGTCTTTCAGCAGATGCAAGAAAAAGGTATAAAGAAAGATGCAGTTACATACACTTCACTTTTGCACTGGCTTTCTAAAGATGGGGATGTTAATGGGTCATTGAGGATGTGGGAGGAGATGAAAGCAGCTGGCTGTCGTCCCACAGTTGTTTCTTATACTGCCTTGATGAAGGTTCTTTTTGATAACAACAGACCAAAGGAGGCCACTGATATTTACAAGGAAATGCTTCAGTCAGGGTGTTCACCGAATTGTTACACTTATACAATCTTAATGGAGTATCTTGCTAGAACTG GAAAGTTTAAAGCTGCTCTTGATATTTTGAGCAAAATGCAAGATGCCGGGGTGCAACCTGATAAAGCTACATGCAATATTTTAGTCCAAAAATGTTCCATTGCTGGGGAAACAAGGGCAATGGCTCAAATCCTTCTTTACATGAAAGAGAGTTCCATTGTCCTCCATCGACCTGTCTATTTGGAGGCACTTAAAACTCTAGAAAATGCAGGTGAGGCTACTGATCTACTGAGGAAAGTTAATCCACACCTCTCCTTTGAAAGAATTGGCAAGGAAGGGATATTTGAGTCGGAAGCCACTGTGGTTGATGTAAATTCATTTCTCGATACAGGCCTTGCCATAAATCTCTTGGCCAAGCATAATTTTGTTGCTGTTGAGTACTTACTTAATGAGATTATCTGTAGGAATGTCCAATTTGATTCTATGGTTGTTTCTACCATAGTACAGGTAAGTTGTGCCAATTGTAGACCAACTACTGCTTTGTTGGCCTTCAGATACAGTTTAAAGATGGGGTTAGAAGTTGAGAGAGCTGCATACCTGGCTCTAATAGGCCTCTTTTTCAGAACAAAGTCATTTCTGAATGCTCTGGAGGTTGTTGAACAAATGATTggtgtaagattttttttcgGAACATATTTGGTTTCACTATTGGTTAACCAGTTTGGTTCTGCTAAAATGTCTGCGACTGCCGCAAAGATTTTCCATTCATTGCCTGATGACCAGAATCTAGTTACTTACACTGCTTTAATGCGAGCCTACTTCTGTTATGGGGACGTTGATAAGGGACTTGAAATATATGAGACTATGAAAAATAAAGGGATCTGTGTCTCATTGGGGACATACAATGTGTTGGTAATCGGTCTTGAGGATTCTGGCAGAGTTCAAGAAGCTGAAACTTACAGAAAAGCCATGAAGAAGATACGATATGATGGCCATTCACAAAATAAGTTTCCAATGGAGGCAAGCCTTTGTGACCTTTTGTTTGCTAGGGGTGCAGTCTCCTGA